Within the Apis cerana isolate GH-2021 linkage group LG9, AcerK_1.0, whole genome shotgun sequence genome, the region CGttgttatataaagaaaaaaataaaatttcttgaatattatgtacaaagatatatgtatgtgtgcgTACACAGCTTGTTTAAAGTAATTTCATCacgatgatataaaattaaacgacgTTCAACGTCtcgcaaaattaataataaaaaaaaaatcctgataaatattaataagttcaATCActctatttacaatatttttcattgtaacAGTGTAAGGATCAATATCTTAGATTTGTAGACACAGAGTAATGCcagcgaaacgaaaatttagccaatatttagttttcttctaaattgattaaatgcaTTCTATTGTggattattgtaatttctaaAGCTAAAATTTTCGTTGTCAGATCGTAAATACCTGTGTCGATTGATTTAACTGGAACATAAACATAATTATCGAATCCACATTTTTAAAACTGCACCGGGCTTCTTTTACAAtgcatttcttaaataattcttaaataatttctaataagtattatttttaattctcttcgaGTTTCTTCATCAAAATCGGCAAAGTTCGCTCTTCATCCCTCGTTTTTCTATGCTGAAGATAGTGAGACACATTTTCGTATACCACAAATGTGATCACGGTCGCTGGAGTCACCCTGGTCAGGTTCGCAGACAGACCCTTGTAAAATCCATTCCCACCTTCAAACCTGCAATTAACCACCAGCAATACTGTTTTGTTAACtgcttcctttttccttttcatcaTAATTGCGTGGCAATTTCTGGATTAAATAGCACGTTCTCATTCGCACTATGAACCGGCGTACGATTCTTGTCGTGATTTATCGATCAAAgcgtttattttcttttaaatgcaAATCGTACGTCACGAAAATTGTAAACgataatcgtaataattacGATACCGTTAATAAACGTTAACGCatactttttttctcattttgaaTTCAATCTCTGTTGAATCTCTCTATTCAACGATGATCCTTAATTATCATAGATTTTTCGACAAGTGTGAAttatcttgataaaaaaaatctcatccAATTAAACATGtgcgattaaaaaaatggataaaggtatttcttaaaatcaaGACAATTCCAATTCTACATggtttatttcttattcagaTAATTTCACCTCGATGATATGTTGTAGGTGTACATACAACGTCATAAATTATACACGTAATACGTCCAAAAATCGTACCGCTGGTGGTTTAATAAATCCGTCTAATCGCAATTACATTCCACGATGATTCACATCCATTCAACACACATCTAAACACACAAGTAAACACAATGCTCTCTTACATATTGTACGTGCGTTATTAATAACTGTGGTCCCGCCACAGTAATTAATTCGTAGTGAAAGGGGAACAAAGAAGAGGCGATCAGCTGATCGTACGAGACAATCATccgattcgaagaaaaatatttaaataataattgatagaaaatCAGTGTACATCTCACGCGAGATCCCTAAATcgttaatcgataaatatttttcttccatcaAGCTCCATAAACTTTACGCACAATCATCAAGCTTTGCGCTTACTATTGCGGGAAAGAAAGAGCATCTAAATAATCCAGTAGCTAATTTATACTGTAAAACAATTAAGTTTccattaatgtttattaagtCACTTATAGTTTTTAAGTAATAAGTCCCATTGtggaaacatatatatataaataaattgtatctattgtttgaaaattgcaatgacattcaattttattgctaTATCCTTAATTATACCGAGTACCAGACTCTACGGCGAACTTTGCAACATTCATCTATTGATTTCTCAAAATGAGGTAATTATTCATTGCatacagaaatataatataggtaacaattaaattgtaaataattattacattcctACGCACATCttcatttcgattatttttattagggaCTTGCAGCATTATTACGAATTGTAAATCACGCAAAATCCATTTTGTCTATTTcgcataaaaagaaataaattgcaaCTATTGCGCGAATAGCAgttgcaattttatatttgtgtgTAATGTTTTGTATCTTTCGCCAGTTACAGTTATACAATACACtacaaatgttttaaaataaaaccatTCTTAATTcagttacaaataatattaatttatgataagtAAGACTATTAAAGTGTAATttcatgtttaaaaaaaaatattaatacatgatAGATATATACTTGAGTGCCAGCCCAAAGAGATACATtgctctattttatatatatatatattaaaaaaaaaaaaaaatttaattgtccgTACGATACGagctttgttttcttttttcgcgctttataaacgaaaataaaattattctgtatatgcaaaatatcgaataaataaaatatatgatcttGATTCGtacaaattattgtatattccAAAAACAGAATCAATAATTGTTCGATATAAAATGATCTAAAATGATTTGTTAATTAACTAAATTTtcctatcaatttattaaagagatcgatcattatataaaacagtCGTCTAAcaaatatcgtaataaaagatatattagagactgtttctattttctttaataacaaataaaaacatattagtGGATTGCTTgttctcaaaaataaatttaaataaattacacgtCTATCCTCGAATATCAAGGCATTTATCAAAAACTTTAATAAgatactattattaaaaaaaaataaaactatttccaataatattatttgctatataaatatctttcttaaaaaaaaaaatccaaaaaatattctctaaattaataaacattgcatctgttataattactatttctttttttaactaatattgttgaaatatattcgatttgcGAAGAGAatgttcaatattaattaataatatttttgtaattgatactaataaaaaatgaaaatatgagtTTAAGAGTCGATCCAGACTATCCAGactaaaaactattattttactttgtcgtttgtatgaaaatatataaataattttttaatactgttTCAAATGTATCTCCAACTaacgacaaaaaaaaagaaataaaaaatttgagtcACAACCCACATATGACTGTCTCGAATAAGAATCATCTTCTGGATACTTTCATCCATCTATAGATTACATCTAGGGctggaaaaaattcaatactaAAGCATAATGTTATccgaaaaattatagaatatttaaataaaactaatatgtTTGTGTGTTCtactacattaaaaaaaaatctaaaataaatgtaatctaAAGAGTCAATGAGAATTTGTAGGCACGTTagaaaatgtttcataaattacgataattaaacaaatatttggtGTCACGTGTAAAAGATAGGGTGTCAAGCCCTTATAAAAACCCCTTATTCCTTCTGACCTCCATATTGATTGAATACAATGTATGCTGCCACTGTAGTTGTGATGATGGTCTTGAAGTCGTGCTCTAACAACTTGATACGGATAAGTCGAAGCGGCagcaattaattttgaaactgctgcaaagaaaatatattcccaTGTGctctgtaaataaaaatattttttcagattttccatcaaataaaaaattaatgcaatatacgtatatataaaaatttacaaataattattgcatattaAACTTACCAGCTTCGTATCAATCGGAACATTCAAATAATTGTTGTACCAATTCTTCAATTCTTCGTACACCATAAATTGAATAGCACCATGTGAGACGCCAAACATTCCAGGTACAAAACCCTATAAATAtccgaaaatatttataaaaccaattaaattaaaattcgatattccattattttttttaccgaaAAGAAATCCACTTACTCGATATAAGCCTCTAACTCCTTCGGTTCTATAAATCTTCTTAATTGCATCTATCATACCATTATATCTAAGTGTTTCCGGAAGATGCTTATCATCCATATATTGCAAACACAAACGTGTCTTTACTACCCATAATGGATTTGTCATAACTAAAGTAAGAATTCCAGCGTCCGCTGCTGCGAACATGTGCATCGAGGGTCCCAAAGGTTTTCTACTATTTCCCCCTTGGATCCATGTTTTAATGGTATTGTAactaaacaaagaaaatttccaaatgttAACAACagttcaattttaaatctgtttattgttaaataaaatttattaagattatttaagatccttacaaaaaaaaatagcaaccCCATGCACCACCAGATCCTAGAACGTTCGGCGTTACACCTCTGTAAAGTCCTCTCACTCCTTCAGTCTTAACAATCTGCATAACCGCGCTTTTAAGACTCTTGTATTGTGGACCCACACGTGAGTGGCCATCGCTAACTATAAAAGAGAGAGGCAGCATGATGAATAAATCTTGTGTTTATTCGATCAAATGCAAAGTTGGGTAGacagaaattgatattaaattttttttaaatggtacCATTGTCCTGTTCATCAAATGTTCATCAAGTCTTTCTCACTCAActtgataataatgaaaaggGGCCAAAAGATAAGtctaattatgtattttttccttAATCACGCGTCGACAGAAAGTTTATCTAGCAAGCTTGTTGCAACTTCAACCTCGTGACACCATTGATTTCCattgaaaatcatattttatttttaattgcattgCAACATTCGCTaaactatttcaaataaacatatgataattaaataaatgtgataTGTTTAATTCGtgtaaaaaatgattcttcattcattttcatacgttattataagatattgttacgataaattatatgtatatttgtatacgtATTATATAGCCAATAGGAATGCAAACTTTTAAAGCTATTGATAATAgctttttattaacaaacatCAAGCAAacgtcaatattttattattaaagtattttgctcgtataatattcaatgcattctacaaaaaaaatcaatcaatcatttatcattcagattatataataacaagcATTCATATCTCGataggaatttttattagaaattaaattaattaaatgccaCGATTTTTACtactttttgatatatattattaaatttttttcgtaaataaatattcttgttgTAGATTAGTttcaaaaatgcaaatttattagaaaaataagtgacaaattttttgactttcctattataaaattataaaattattgttaccattatattgttattatcattaatgaatcgatatttttaataataaatataaaaatatacataaacttatgaaaaaagacgatttctattaaaagtttcgatacttaataaattaagaatttttctataaatttctcataaattttttcagattttttaaaaactttataccATAAATACAACATAATGAACATAAATGACTCATTTTTACAAATGTGAAATgatcaaatatgaaaattattgcatgatataaatagattgaaattattaaaaatttttttttataaataagaaatataaattataaacaatagaattgttgaattataccatgaaaataatttcagacaaaataattatatagtagtGTACTTATCGtaaatcaatttgaataaatttactgCACGagtcaaaattttaatcgcaaAATGTAATCGTTTGAACTCACGTGTTTCTGATGCAATCCGCAGAATTTCTTACTGTTTGGTATATAGCCAACGAATTTTACGACGAAAATACAGCAAAGAACAAGCTTCTTGATGACACCATCATCATcggtttttttaataatgatataagaaactaataaataggctttgtttctaaattcaattttaatgatttctcatataattaaactatttttgagataaaaaatatatttcaaaatatattcataatatatatatatatatattcataattacaaattaattgatgacaaaataaatattaatagacaatatgtaataaatattatctttagatCGAGTTCATTAGAATGCATTAAtgtacaaagaaaaagaacaatacGAAACCCCAGACACTGTGGTATCAAATTGTATTGAATAACATTAGCGATAACCTGGTCAATTCTGAGTAATCTTTAAGTAATTTGAGTATTGCATTTACATTTACTTAGAATAAAGTACTTAGAATTGaaccataatttttaatatcaaataatagaaaaaaatttccttaaaaattttcgattttcttttatttatttgtaaaaaaaaaataaaaatcaaaaataaattttttgatcaaaagaaatgttaataaaataagatgagAATGATATACATAAGAAATGTTCTATTTAGTAACATAACCACAGGAATGCTACTTTCCACTTCTAAATGTGATCGAAAGTTGATCATAACTTtccatttcgtttcgaaacataatgaaataatttgcttatttcaagattgttttatattttaaatttcatttaaaaatattatataaattattatttttatttacattttatattcttaattaatattcaataattattcaataatttcaatagaaattattgtcattcttgaaaatttgtctatttgaatttttaaaaaactataacctattaatgaaaaaacgtCTTAAGGAAGccttatatgataaaattaaaagcatgtaaataaaattaaatatagatataaatagtgTAAATCCATCCAATTTGTCAtcaattgaaagataaaatataaaattttacttaaaagcAAATGACAAAAATCAATaccgaaatattattttctgatgCATTGAGTGtacaatttacatatttacaatatatcacAATGAAGGTACACATAGTGACTAGTCATCATATCCCTAAGCCGGTCAAAAATATCTCTCGATATTTCTCGATAATGCCACGTGCTTTTATATGCTCGACCTTGTCGGTCGAAATAATAGGAGCATCGAccgaaaacaatattattttttcggtTTTACTTCAGCTaactacatattttattacgatcgTGATatgttaacaaatatatatacgttattaaatacattatattattatattatatattaattaatgtaaattatacatgttattttaaaaaacttatatgatatataaacaaggataaattatttaaatttaattatttcttcaatgTTCAACCTGACATCtagattttcattcaattttcccaacgaaaagttaaaaatgaaacagaacTATTACAACAAATGGCGTACGTCATTTGTTTCGAAAatgatatcaatattattagttcAAAGTTTCTTCTATTGTTGATTCTCTATAAAAACtatcaaaatattcgtattcCATACATTATTTATGAGTAGAAAATTCTTATACATGAGTCATAGATAAAAATCAAAGacacaagaaatattttctaagtCTAGAGAGATTAAATATAGAACGTAGTACGTGTACCACGTGTACTTTATATATCGAATAGATCGAACTTGTACCGGCCATTTGCATCTAGAACCGTTATGTCGTCAGCGATGACACACTCGAATCGCTTACCTGCGAATCTAGTCTTGATCAAGTCCAACGGATGCAGCATCAAGGTGGAAACCACGCCACCAGATATACCAGCGATGAAATGTTCGTATTTAAAGTGGCTCAGCACGGGCAAAACACGAGCGGTTCCCGGTGAACCACTAGACTTCATTGCCGACATTTTTCCCGTGTTAAGCTGCTCGTTCTTCGTTATCGATCCGTCAGCGGAAAATCCAGTCGCATCCTTCACAGCGCTAGCAATATTCGCCTCCACTCTGCGGCATATCTCTTGATCCGGGGCAGGCAGTGTTGTTGCGTTTACGGTAGCGCGAGGCACGGCTGAATTCGCCTCTACGATTTGATGCTTTCCTCCGTCTCGCTTGCTCTTTTTAACCGATTACGCAACGCAACAAAACGTCACACGCACCGAACACCACCATACTAAGTACTCAACTGCCCGCGTCAAGCGTTCTGCGCATCGCTTCTTTTAACTCGACTGCGAGTGCCATCttttaagaaaagagagagcaGCGCACTCTATCGCgcgaaattcgattcgaattataTACACATCTATTTTCTGGCGCCTTTTtactttcaattgtttattttaattaatatttttcaacatattataaaaaaatattacagaaaataaatgtaatttaacttttaataaataacttttaataaataatataatacaacaaAAAATTAGCGAAATTGGACATAATAACATActctttttatcataaaatagaagaatatttgtaaatattttttattaattatatttaagaattataaaaaatttaagaactataaaaaaataaaaatatagtttaacacaataaaatataaataaacgaacaaTTAATCTATATccacttatttataaatttaatttttatattatcacatttatattatattaattatgtttcataataaattataaattatattctaaatgaaattgtaagtaatgattgatcaattttgagataaaaatatgttaaatatgttaaatgtatattatattatattataatttattatattatataacatgaaaatgcattttatataaacagacagaaaaataaatattgtaataaatatttattaattataagtttaaaactatgtatacaatattatgttacaaattattatagacaataaaattttatcactaaaaaaaatatcacaactgtataaaaaatatgataaaagttACTAACAATCTCGATATATTTTGCAGTATATATAGTGCTAACAATTAGCACTATTCCCTTAGATAATTCTCAAGTTCAGATATGTGAGTACGTGTCATATTAGCCTCACTTAAAATATCGTGATCGCTAATCGTGAAGCAGAATAATCACatactaaaaaaagaaaaaaaagaattataatgtgGAATTACGAATGGACTTCTtcatattccaaaaaaaaatcctaCAGATATTTTTTGGTAAGTgtgaattaatattcgttcaatgatatttgattatttagagTATTCGAGTTGtaagatcaaaaataaaattcaaagaaaaattcattgtatattaaatatcatgtattaattcttatttcatttgttCATCGTTTACTCACTCATTcggatttttatttgaatatcttgCATACACttcgtgttttattttttatatatcaatacgAATGtcatatcttttatttgacATTCAATTAATTCTGATTCAATCAAGTTTCAAAGCCATCGTTATCATATCGTTATATTCGTTTCTGTGAATAACTTTGCTG harbors:
- the LOC107992661 gene encoding solute carrier family 25 member 32, giving the protein MSAMKSSGSPGTARVLPVLSHFKYEHFIAGISGGVVSTLMLHPLDLIKTRFAVSDGHSRVGPQYKSLKSAVMQIVKTEGVRGLYRGVTPNVLGSGGAWGCYFFFYNTIKTWIQGGNSRKPLGPSMHMFAAADAGILTLVMTNPLWVVKTRLCLQYMDDKHLPETLRYNGMIDAIKKIYRTEGVRGLYRGFVPGMFGVSHGAIQFMVYEELKNWYNNYLNVPIDTKLSTWEYIFFAAVSKLIAAASTYPYQVVRARLQDHHHNYSGSIHCIQSIWRFEGGNGFYKGLSANLTRVTPATVITFVVYENVSHYLQHRKTRDEERTLPILMKKLEEN